TGAACACAATGAAAAAACAGAGTATTCCGAAGAATCCATATCAGCCTTTTATTTTCCAACAAATTTTAGTTCAGTTTCTATCCCACAAAAATATTCTCAAATGATTGGGTATTCTGACTGTTTAATAGACACAACAACTACAAAATTTAAGGATAACCTAAAAAACGGTTGGGTGGGACTTCCCGAAAATTGGACTTCACTATCTGAAAAAAAGAAAGCCCAACTTCTTGACGAAATGAGAAGCACAAGAGTAATTGGCAGTTGTAGTCATGACAGCAGTCCAAGAGAACACGCCATACATATTGCTTTACTTTCAGCAGAAACATACAATTGGGAAGTTTTTCTAAAATCGCATTTAGATATTATGAATGACCGGTTTGAAAGAGTTTCTGACGGAAGTTATGCCTGGGGGCAAAGAAATACTTACATTAAAGAACTTGAAGAACTAAACATAAATGTTCCTGACCTTATCTTAGGTATATCATTCCGCATTGAAAATCCTGCAAGCAATCATTATTATGGTAGCATTGGACGAGTTGGACGTGCATTATCAGAAACCAAAAATAGAAATGAAATTGAAAATGCAATGCTTTCAATCATTTCTGACAGCCGATTGGACACCTATAACAGACTTTTATTTTATTTCCTATTCATAAATTACAACTACTATATAGAAGACGAAACAGTAAGAAAAGAAAATAACGACAAGTTAGCAACAGCAACAAAGACACTACCAGACTTTATTCGCGAAAGGCTGACAGAATAATGAAGAAAAAACCTGTGTATAACACGGGCAACTGATGAACAACTACTCAAAAACAACTAAATACCCGATTTAAAAAAACCTTGCCTACAAATTAAAGGCTTTTGCTGAGTGGTAACTTTCCCTGTGTTTTCGACAACTTCAGTCTTTCAAAAAAGCATCCATAAACCGCACCGTATTATCAGCTACGATACTGCTCTCAAAACAGATTATTTGCATCTGCCGGTGGGGTGTTGCTTGTAAGTATGCCATAGCTTAAAATTACGCCTTATTTGTTACTTTTTAGAATATTATTGTATTTTTGTTGGCAGTTTTTTCACAAGCTGACATTGGCAGCAATAGGTCCCGGGCAAATTTGTGCACCCAAAATGCGGACGACAATTTTTTAATAAAGATTTTCCTTGGGGACAGGTGACCGACTTCGCAGACAACTTGAATATTGAAAGATCGGACTATGAAAAGATTAAAACCGGCAGTACTATGAAACATATCATGATTATACATTTTATCATTTTTTCTCTTATCATAGCAATGCCGTGTTCAGGACAGTCTAAACAGTATTCGGAGATTAATGCAAAGGTGGACTCATTTATCAATCTGGAGATGACAAAAAAGAATATTGCCGGTCTTTCAATAGCGGTTATGTATGAAGGAAAAACAGTTCATTCCAAAGGATTCGGATATGCAAATCTGGAGCACAAAATCCCGGCATCAAGTAGTACAGTTTACCTCATGGCATCTGTAACAAAGACTTTTGTCGCAGTGGCAACCATGATGCTGGTGGAACAAGGTATGATTTCCCTGAACGATACAATCGGAAAATATGTAGCCGACATTCCACCGCATTGGAAAGTGGCTACCATCTATCAGCTATTGAGTCACACTTCCGGAATAAAAGGAAACGTTGACTGGCCACCTCCATGTAAAGTAGAATTAAAATATGACAACTATAATTACACCCGTGCTGATGTCATAAATGAAACAGCTTGTTTGCCCCTAAGTTTTACGCCAGGTGAAAAATGGGAATATAGCGGTAGAGGATATTATGTATTAGGTATGCTCATCGAGTCAGTTACAGGAAAGACATTCGAACAGTTTTTGAAGGAAACCATTTTTGACCCGTTGAAGATGACCGATACAAGAATGATGGACTACAGGGCGATCATCCCAAACAGAGCTGCCGGTTATCAGAAAAAGAACAATCAACTGATTAACCAATTTTTACCCCAAGATCCTATTGTTGAATTTTCAGACGGTGGACTTATCTCGACAGTTATTGACATGTCCAAGTGGGACGAGGCTTTATATTCTGAGAAGCTGTTAAAAAAAGAAACTCTTGAATTGATGTTCACCTCGGTTAAGGTCAAAGAGGGATTTGCTCCTTATGGTCTTGGGTTCGGAACAACACCATTTCAAAAACACAGACGCGTTGGACACATTGGAAGAATACTGGGGTTTGAAAGTGCGTTTACACGCTTTATTGATGATAAAATAAGTGTTGTTCTGTTCATAAACACTGAACTCGACTCAGGACAAATGGAGATGGCAAATCAAATTGCATCCTATTACTTTAAACCTGACAGAAAATAATTCGGAGCAATTACTTTGAACGCGGGACAGCTTTGAATGAAGAACGGACGAGGCCCTACAGCTACCATCAAAATGTTTAGGTAATGGTGGGGTTCAGTGTAGGTATTAAAAGTAATTTCTTAGTTTTGTTCGGTGTCGGTAACTCTATGATGATACAACAATCTTTCAGACAATCAATGAAATTGAACTTAATTATCTTCATAAGCTTACTGACAGTTTTGACATCGTGTAAAGGTCAGACAAATACTCATCTACACAATTCAGACAAACTAAATGAATCTTTTGCAACAGGAGACACAGTAAGAGAATTGAGCAATAACATAATGGTTATTTATCAGGATAAGAAAGACAATTATTGGTTTGGCAGTTGGCAGGACGGACTGTATAAGTATGACGGAAAATCAATCATACATTTTACCACGAAAGACGGTTTGTCTTCCAACAGAATTGAAGAGATTAAAGAAGATAAACAGGGAAACATCTATTTCAATTCAAGTAAAGGGATTATCAAATACAACGGATATAATTTTTCAATTTTGCAAGAAACTATTGGAGATATAGAAAAGTGGGGTTTAACAGCAAACGATATATGGTTTAAAAATTTTACAGAGGCTCAGTTTGTTTACAGATTTGATGGAGCTATTCTGCATAAACTAAAACTACCTAAACATAAACTTGGTGAAGAATGGATTCAGAAAAATCCAAACTCTTCACGACCATATTCTATTTACTGCACTTATAAAGACAGCAAGGGGAATATCTGGTTTGGCACAGCAGCATTAGGTGCTTTCCGTTACGATGGTTCTAAGTTTGACTGGATTACTGAAAGTGATGTGAACGAACTTCATTATGGCCCCTCAAATGGTGTTCGTTCAATTATTGAAGACAAAGACGGATATTTTTGGTTCAACACAGAATATAAGTATGACATTTACAACAAACCATCTTCAACAAAATATGATAAGAACAGCACAAAATTTTATAACCGGATAAAAAGCATTGGTTGTTTAGACAGCAAAAACGACGGTGATTTGAATGAGTATTTATCAATCATAAAAGATAAAAATAACAGCCTATGGATTGCCATTTACTTAAACGGTGTATGGAACATTGAAGGCGAAAACATTACACACTACCCTATTCAAGTTGATGATAAAAACATTCCTGTTTTTTGCCTGTTCAAAGACAACAAGGGCGACATTTGGCTTGGCACTCACGAAAACGGAGCATATAAATTTAACGGACAAACGTTTGAAAAATTCACTTTATGACAAACGATAGAAAAGCTGCCGATAACACAGGTAACTGTTGCTCAACTACTCAAAAACCGCTAAATACCCAATATTTTAGAAAGTTGCCTTCAAATTAAAGGCTTTTGATGATTTTTTGTTAACCCGATTTTGACAAATCAAGATGATCTACAAAAGCATCAATCAACCGCACAGGGCTATCTGTTCCGATGCTACTCAACAAACAGATTATTTACATCTGTCGGCTGGGTGTTCCTTGAAAGTATGCCAAAACTTAAAACATTAGTGTATATTTGTTGCCGGTTTTTTCACAGACTGATGTTGGCTGAAATGCTAACTGACCCAAAAACATCATCGGGCAAACGAACTTTTTCGGTTCGATAGAAATAAAAACAACAGGACTTTTTGACACATTAACCGGGCAGAAAAGGCAACTTTGAACAGACTGAAATACGAGATAAAAAAGGATGAATTTAACAATTGAAAATATACTGTTAGTTGGCTCTATTTTACTTTTTGTAAGCATTATTGTAGGCAAGACATCCTACAAATTTGGTGTTCCGACTTTATTACTCTTTCTGGCAATCGGAATGTTGGCAGGCTCTGATGGTATTGGCGGTATTCATTTTGACAATCCTCAAATAGCTCAATTTATTGGTATTGTTTCGTTGAATTTCATTTTGTTTTCAGGCGGTCTTGACACCGATTGGACTTCTGTCAAGCCAATTTTAAGAGAAGGTCTTGTTTTATCCACATTAGGAGTTTTGCTGACTGCCCTTTCACTTGGAACATTTGTGTGGTATGTAACCGACTTTACGATTTATGAAAGTATGCTATTGGGTTCTATTGTTTCATCTACAGACGCAGCAGCCGTATTTTCCATTTTACGTTCAAAAAGTCTTGCTTTAAAGACCAATTTACGCCCGACTTTAGAATTAGAAAGCGGTAGCAATGACCCAATGGCGTATGTGTTGACTATTGCTTTTTTGACTTTGGTTATAAATCAAGACCAAGGTGTCGCTTCAGTTATTCCCTTGTTTTTTAAACAAATGATTTTGGGCGGTATTGCAGGTTTTGCTTTTGGGAAACTAAGCAAACTTATCATCAACAATATTAAACTTGACTTTGAAGGACTTTATCCTGTGTTGGTTATTGCTTTAATGTTTGTTACGTTTTCCGCAACTGATTTTGTGGGTGGAAACGGTTTTCTTGCTATATACATTTGTGCAGTTTACTTAGGTAATCAAGACTTAATACACAAGAAAACCATTCTGAAAATGTATGACGGTTTGGCTTGGTTGATGCAAATTGTGTTGTTCTTAACCTTGGGGTTACTGGTTTTTCCATCACAAGTTTTTCCATTAATGGGCATCGGGCTTCTCATTTCTTTGTTCCTGATTATTGTTGCTCGTCCTGTCAGTGTTTTTCTCAGCTTGGTATTTTTTAAAATGAAGTTGAGAAGGAGATTTTATATTTCTTGGGTAGGTTTGCGTGGGGCGGTTCCAATTGTGTTTGCTACTTATCCCCTTTTAGAAGGAATTGAAAAAGCCAATATGATTTTCAATATCGTTTTTTTCATTTCAGTTACTTCGGTCCTCATTCAAGGAACGACTTTATCAATAGTTGCAAAATGGCTCAATGTGGCTTTGCCTGAAAAAGCAAAACCTATTTCAGAAATAGATAAACTCATTTCGGACCTTCCAAAATCATCTTTACAGGAGTTTGAGATTTTACCCGATTTTCACGCAGTAAACAAAAGAATAGTGGATTTAAATTTTCCGAAATCTGCATTTATCATAATGATAAAAAGAAACGGAGAATATATCCGACCCGGTGGTTCTACGATTATTGAAGCAAAAGACATTTTAATGGTTCTTGCTGACACCATAGAAGACTTTACGAAGGTTAATGAATGTTTGCAAAAATCAAACAATCCATCAAAAACATAAACAATGAACAAACGATTTATTATACTCATTGACTTTTCAGAGTATTCGAACAACTTGATTATGTATGCTTGCGATTGGAGCAAACAGGCAAATGCTGAAATACTTTTAGTTCATCAGTCCATTGTATTAGTTCCTGCACTCACCGACAACGAAAGCAGACAGCAGATTACACAACACACCAATGAAGATGCCATCCAAAAATTAAAGGAATTAGCTAAAGAAATCATCCCTCCAACTGTTAAAGTTTCGTTCAATGTTTCTGAAAGCAATTTGCAAATTACCTTACCAAAACTTTTATCTGAACCATTTGACAATTTAATTTTTACAGGAATTAAAGGCACAGGCTTACTCAAAAAAATATTTCTTGGAAGCACGGCACTTCGAATTATTGATAGCACAAAAAATATTATTGTTGCAATGCCCAAAGAAATTAAGACATTTTCTCACGATAAAATTTATGTGGGAGTAACAGAAAAACACCCCTTGAATATTTTGGAATTGAATAAGTTTTTGAATTTCATTGACACTAAAAATATGAGTATTACCTTTTTCTATTTGGCAAAACCCAATGAAAAAACTACAGGAATAGAAAAGCTCCTAAATGAGTTAAAAGAAATGTTTTCAGAGAAATACAAAACATCTATCGCCATTTACGAAGGCAACAATCCTTTTAACGACATCAAAAAGATTATTAATAACAATCTTGATGAATTATTGATTGTTCAAAAAGGTTCACGCCTTTTGACCGACCAACTTTTCAGACGATTTTTAATAAACGAATTAGTGTATGAAGGGCAAACCCCTTTGATTGTTTTACCATAATTATAGCAATTCTTCAACCCCAGGTATATTTATGGTGCGTTTGATGTTATACACCAACAAAATCAAACAATGTTCTCCGTTTACTTTTTTTAACCCCCTAAGGTTGATGTAATTGTAGTTCCATTGCTGCCTGATAGTTCCAATAATATGTTCGTTGATTTCCTGCCGTTTTCGGTATCTTGCTTTTTGGGTTTGATAGCGTTCGCTTTTTTGTGCTGCTACTTCGGTAAATTCGCTTCGTTCTATTCCCTGCCCCCTTTTTGTCTTCCGGTACACATGTGTTTAATCCAATAGTTATTACAGCAGAGGTTCTTCATTTTTTAAACTCATAGGGGGTATAATCTTTTACATCTGCTGTCGGGGTGTTGCTTGAAAGTATGCCAAAACTTAAAACATTAGTGTATATTTGTTGCCGGTTTTTTTCACAGACTGCCTTTTTACAAAGGCAAGAAAAAGAGATATAACCCTTATCTTTGAAGAAAAACTAATGATAAAAAGAGACGAAATATTATCCTTTCTGAAAGAGAACAAAGAACTGTTGTTTTCTGAATGCCAATTGGTCAAGATTGGGTTGTTCGGGTCATTCTCAAGAAATGAAGGGACAGAAGATAGTGATATTGATTTGATCATTGAATTTCAGCCAAATACCCAAAACCTGTCGGAAAAGAAATCAAAAATAAAAAGTATGGTTTCAAAAAAGTTTGACAGAGAAGTTGATTTGTGCAGAGAAAAATATATCAAACCATATTTCAAAAACCAAATACTTCAATCTGCTATTTATGTCTGAAAAGGATAAAGGCAACTTGTTGGCAATTGTTGACAGTTGCCAGAAAATCGAAAAATTCGTTGAAGATATTTGGGATGCAGATGCTTTTTTTGCAGATGAAAAAACGTTTGATGCAGTTTTGATGAATTTTGTAATAATCGGAGAAGCTGTAGGAAGATTGTCCCAAGAATTGAAAGAAAAAGAAACTCAAATTCCCTGGACAATAATTAAAGGGTTCAGAAATATTGTAGCACATGATTATTTTGGAGTTGACGCAGAAGAAGTATGGCAAATCATAAAAAACAACCTTCCTGAATTAGAAACGGAAATTAAAAAAATAGCAGGAAAAAAATAAAGCCTTTGTGAAACAACGCATACAACGGTCATATCGGCTAAGTAATGCCACTGCGGCAAGCCGAAACAGTCTGACTGCGAAAAAACTTGTTTTTTGAAAAAATCCCCATAAAAGCAAGAGAGCACATCACCCTCAAAGCCCATACTTTTGAATGAAGGGGATGTATTTTTGGTATGACAACTATTGCCCAAAATAAAAAATGGTGCATAAGGTCAATATCAAAGCCATTTTTTCTGCAAACAAGACTACTTTGGGTAGTCAGGCTGCCAATTTTTGAGCTTTATCAATAGTTCTTCCATCCCAAGTATGTTGATGGTGCGTTTGATATTATAGACCAACAAAATCAAACTATGTTCTCCGTTTACTTTTTTTAACCCCCTAAGGTTGATGTAATTGTAGTTCCATTGCGCCTGATAGTTCCAAAATTATGTTCGTTGATTTCCTGCCGTTTTCGGTATCTTGCTATTAGGGTTTGATAGCGTTCGCTGTTTTGTGCTGCTACTTCGGCAAATTCGCTTCGTTCTATTTCCCTACCCCTTTTTTGCCTTACGGTACAGAGGTGATTTACCGGACAGTTTTTGCAAGCAGAGGTTCTGTATTTTTTAAACTGATTGGGCTTTTAATCTTTTGCATCTGCAGGCAGGGTGTTCCTTGTAAGAATGGCATAGCATAAAATATTCTTGTATTTTTGTTGCCGGTTTTTTCATAAACTGCCGCTATAGGCAACCCTAAAAGACCGAAACAGACAACAGAGAATGGAAAGAGCAATTCAACATTTTGACAAATACCTTCCGTTGGACGACAACGAAAAACAAGCATTAATGAGTCGTTTGACAGAACGCAAAGTAAAACGCAAGCAATACATTTTACAGGAGGGCGACATTTGCAAACACTTTAATTATGTTGTTGAGGGTTGTTTTAAAACTTATGGGGTGGACAACTCCGGAACGGAACACAACCTTGCTTTTACAGTTGAGGATGACTGGCTGACAGACATTGATAGTTTGCATAAGGAACGACCATCCAAACTATATATTGAGGCTATTGAACCTTCAACTATACTGCAACTTTCCAAAGGAGACCTTTGGTATTTATATACCAACTACCCAAAATTTGACCGCAATTTCCGTGTGATTATTGAAGACAAATTTATTGAACTTCAAAACAGGCTGCTTCAAACTTTCAGCAATTCTGCTTATGAGCGATATGAAAGTTTTTTAGAGCAATACCCCAATTTAGCCAACCGATTACCCAACACTCAAATTGCTTCATATCTCGGAATTACCCCCGAGTTTCTAAGTAAAATTCGTAATGAACGGGTTCCCAAATAGGCTACCCTTAATCTACATTAAGACTATTTCTTAAACAACCTTATAAGCACAGGCTTTTCATTCCCCGCATCTTTGTATTGTCAATTTTGGCGCAAAATAAACTCAATACAAAAGATTTGAAAACTTCAAAAACAACAGTAGCCATTATCGGGCTTGGCAACATTGGCAAAGCCATTGCAACAAATCTGGTGAAAGGAAACCACAGTGTAATACTCGCATCAAGAGAGGAAAGCAAAGCCGAAGAACTGGCGAACGAACTGGGTAATTTGGCAACAGCAAAATCAACTACAGATGCCATCAAAGAAGCAGATGTTGTTATTCCTGCCTTTTACTTTAACACTATGAAAGATTTTTTCAAAACCTACGCAAAGGAATTAGACGGAAAAATAATTGTGGATGTATCCAACCCCATTGCACCTGACGGAAATGGTAGCTTCAAAAAGATTATTGGAGAAAATGAATCTTCTGCGAAAATTCTTTCAGAATTAATTCCTAAAAACGCAAAACTAGTTAAGGCATTCGGCACATTAGGAGCGGAGGCATTGTCAGGAGAAGCCTTTGCACAGACTGAAAGAAAAGTATTATTCTATGCTTCGGACAGCACCAACATCAACAACAAAGTGGAAGAATTGATTACTGACAGCGGATTTGAACCGCTTCACATTGGTGGTTTGGGCAATGCCATACGCATTGAAGTTTTTGGCGACCTGCATCAATTTGGAGCTTTGGGTAAAACAGTTACAATTTCAGAAGCAAAATCTAAAATTTAAAAAATGAAACAACTAATTCTATCAGCAATAGTTCTGTTATCGTTAGCAGCCTGCCAAAATCAATCTGAAACTAATTCAGTCAAAACAAATAGAACAGAAATGGAACAGACAACCGAAAAACAAGCAATTGAGAAATTACTTTTCTTATACCGTGATGCCTTAAATGCGTCGGACGCAAACAAAGTGTTACCACTCTACACTAATGACGGTGTATTTATGCCCTCCAATGCACCCTCGGCAATTGGACAGGAACAAGTAAAAGCATCTTACGAGTTTGTGTTCAAAACAATTCAACTCAACATTGAATTTTTCATTGACGAAATAGTGGTTAACGGGGACTTTGCTTTTGCAAGAACTACATCAAAAGGCACAACTTTAATTCGCGAAAACGGACAAACAGTTCCCGAGGAAAACAGAGAATTATTTGTTCTTCAAAAGGTAGGTGGACAATGGAAAATTGCTCGTTATATGTTCAATAAAATAAAATAAGCGGACTATAAGGGCAGCCTATAACAACGTAACCCGTTGCACAACTACTCGAAAACCACTAAATACCCGATATTTAAAAAGTTGCTTTTAATATTAATGGTTTTAGCTGATTTGTTGCCTAATTGGTCTTGATCAATCAGTTTGGAGCAGAAATAGCTTTAAAAGGGTTGTTTGCAGATAAGGCTTGGCATATACTGACAAAAAACAAGTTTTACCGGCATAAGCAGGATTATTCATCGTTGCTTGAATGGCTTATGTTTTAAAATTGGGTGTTTTGTGTTCAAATTCAGGCATCTGAAAAGTGTGCTTTTTAACGTTTGTATGTCAACACCCAATTTTGATAAATCAAGATGATCTATAAAAGCACCCATAAATCCCACAGGGTTATCAGCTCCGATGCTGCTCTCCAAACAGATTTCTTGCATCTGCCGGCGGGGTATTTCTTGTAAGTATGCCATAGCATAAAATTAAGTGATTTTTATCACGACTTAATATATTAGTGTATTTTTGTGGAGTGAGTTTTTCACAGACTAATGTTGTAGGACATAAAAAAGAAAAATGAAAAGAGTAGAATTGTTCGAATTTGAAGACTTTAGTTGGTTGCCTAAATACATCCGAACAGGGGTAACGAACCTAATAAAAGTTTTTCATCGTTTAATCGGAACATCGGATGTTTTAGCCGACTTAATTGAAGAATGCCAGAAAAAAATAAACTTTACCCAAATCGTTGATTTAGGCTCTGGCTCAGGAGGCCCAATGATTGATGTAATAGAGAAAATTAATAAAAGAAATACTCAAAACGACCCAATTGAGTT
This is a stretch of genomic DNA from Sphingobacteriales bacterium. It encodes these proteins:
- a CDS encoding beta-lactamase family protein, producing the protein MKHIMIIHFIIFSLIIAMPCSGQSKQYSEINAKVDSFINLEMTKKNIAGLSIAVMYEGKTVHSKGFGYANLEHKIPASSSTVYLMASVTKTFVAVATMMLVEQGMISLNDTIGKYVADIPPHWKVATIYQLLSHTSGIKGNVDWPPPCKVELKYDNYNYTRADVINETACLPLSFTPGEKWEYSGRGYYVLGMLIESVTGKTFEQFLKETIFDPLKMTDTRMMDYRAIIPNRAAGYQKKNNQLINQFLPQDPIVEFSDGGLISTVIDMSKWDEALYSEKLLKKETLELMFTSVKVKEGFAPYGLGFGTTPFQKHRRVGHIGRILGFESAFTRFIDDKISVVLFINTELDSGQMEMANQIASYYFKPDRK
- a CDS encoding potassium/proton antiporter, with the protein product MNLTIENILLVGSILLFVSIIVGKTSYKFGVPTLLLFLAIGMLAGSDGIGGIHFDNPQIAQFIGIVSLNFILFSGGLDTDWTSVKPILREGLVLSTLGVLLTALSLGTFVWYVTDFTIYESMLLGSIVSSTDAAAVFSILRSKSLALKTNLRPTLELESGSNDPMAYVLTIAFLTLVINQDQGVASVIPLFFKQMILGGIAGFAFGKLSKLIINNIKLDFEGLYPVLVIALMFVTFSATDFVGGNGFLAIYICAVYLGNQDLIHKKTILKMYDGLAWLMQIVLFLTLGLLVFPSQVFPLMGIGLLISLFLIIVARPVSVFLSLVFFKMKLRRRFYISWVGLRGAVPIVFATYPLLEGIEKANMIFNIVFFISVTSVLIQGTTLSIVAKWLNVALPEKAKPISEIDKLISDLPKSSLQEFEILPDFHAVNKRIVDLNFPKSAFIIMIKRNGEYIRPGGSTIIEAKDILMVLADTIEDFTKVNECLQKSNNPSKT
- a CDS encoding universal stress protein, whose protein sequence is MNKRFIILIDFSEYSNNLIMYACDWSKQANAEILLVHQSIVLVPALTDNESRQQITQHTNEDAIQKLKELAKEIIPPTVKVSFNVSESNLQITLPKLLSEPFDNLIFTGIKGTGLLKKIFLGSTALRIIDSTKNIIVAMPKEIKTFSHDKIYVGVTEKHPLNILELNKFLNFIDTKNMSITFFYLAKPNEKTTGIEKLLNELKEMFSEKYKTSIAIYEGNNPFNDIKKIINNNLDELLIVQKGSRLLTDQLFRRFLINELVYEGQTPLIVLP
- a CDS encoding transposase; the protein is MYRKTKRGQGIERSEFTEVAAQKSERYQTQKARYRKRQEINEHIIGTIRQQWNYNYINLRGLKKVNGEHCLILLVYNIKRTINIPGVEELL
- a CDS encoding nucleotidyltransferase domain-containing protein, whose protein sequence is MIKRDEILSFLKENKELLFSECQLVKIGLFGSFSRNEGTEDSDIDLIIEFQPNTQNLSEKKSKIKSMVSKKFDREVDLCREKYIKPYFKNQILQSAIYV
- a CDS encoding DUF86 domain-containing protein, with protein sequence MSEKDKGNLLAIVDSCQKIEKFVEDIWDADAFFADEKTFDAVLMNFVIIGEAVGRLSQELKEKETQIPWTIIKGFRNIVAHDYFGVDAEEVWQIIKNNLPELETEIKKIAGKK
- a CDS encoding Crp/Fnr family transcriptional regulator, which gives rise to MERAIQHFDKYLPLDDNEKQALMSRLTERKVKRKQYILQEGDICKHFNYVVEGCFKTYGVDNSGTEHNLAFTVEDDWLTDIDSLHKERPSKLYIEAIEPSTILQLSKGDLWYLYTNYPKFDRNFRVIIEDKFIELQNRLLQTFSNSAYERYESFLEQYPNLANRLPNTQIASYLGITPEFLSKIRNERVPK
- a CDS encoding NAD(P)-binding domain-containing protein, which gives rise to MAQNKLNTKDLKTSKTTVAIIGLGNIGKAIATNLVKGNHSVILASREESKAEELANELGNLATAKSTTDAIKEADVVIPAFYFNTMKDFFKTYAKELDGKIIVDVSNPIAPDGNGSFKKIIGENESSAKILSELIPKNAKLVKAFGTLGAEALSGEAFAQTERKVLFYASDSTNINNKVEELITDSGFEPLHIGGLGNAIRIEVFGDLHQFGALGKTVTISEAKSKI
- a CDS encoding SgcJ/EcaC family oxidoreductase; the encoded protein is MEQTTEKQAIEKLLFLYRDALNASDANKVLPLYTNDGVFMPSNAPSAIGQEQVKASYEFVFKTIQLNIEFFIDEIVVNGDFAFARTTSKGTTLIRENGQTVPEENRELFVLQKVGGQWKIARYMFNKIK